In the Rhizobium sp. Pop5 genome, one interval contains:
- the istA gene encoding IS21 family transposase, producing MTSAISAHPASWGTMQGEDMLEADEVVAMLRLHELGWGAKRLSKEFGCARNTVRRYLREGGAVPFKKPVRRSAFDGLDDWLRERFFRHDANADVIRQELASEHGIIIGLRSVELRVREWRRELKAQKRATVRFETPTGRQLQIDFGQTRVWIGDERLRVNVFVATLSYSRRIHIRASLREGQTDWFEGMEGAFLRFGGVPVEVLLDNAKALVEHHDAVSREVRFNARLWAFARYWGFAPRACAPYRARTKGKDERGVGYVKKNAIAGRRFENWASFEAHLDRWIREIADRREHGTTGEAPIERFAAEAEALRPLSGRVPFGQLRDLVRKVQADCAIDLDTNSYSVPWRLIGESVQVVVLAGRVIIRHAGQVVADHPLCQGRRQRIVDRDHFVGFAGSEGLVRTAPVELAPAALLRPLAEYEAVVGGGW from the coding sequence ATGACAAGTGCGATTTCAGCGCATCCTGCATCGTGGGGAACGATGCAGGGCGAAGATATGCTTGAGGCAGATGAGGTGGTGGCAATGTTGCGGCTGCACGAGCTTGGTTGGGGTGCCAAGCGTCTATCGAAGGAATTTGGATGTGCTCGCAACACTGTCCGTCGATATCTTCGTGAGGGTGGAGCGGTACCCTTCAAGAAGCCGGTTCGGAGGAGTGCTTTTGATGGCCTTGATGATTGGCTTCGTGAACGCTTCTTTCGCCATGATGCCAATGCCGATGTGATCCGGCAGGAGCTGGCGAGCGAGCATGGAATTATCATCGGTTTGCGTTCGGTAGAGCTTCGAGTCCGGGAATGGCGGCGGGAACTCAAGGCGCAAAAGCGTGCGACAGTGCGGTTTGAAACGCCGACTGGTCGTCAGTTGCAGATCGACTTCGGGCAGACGCGTGTCTGGATCGGTGACGAGCGGCTTCGGGTAAACGTCTTTGTCGCCACGCTAAGCTATTCCAGACGCATTCATATCCGTGCCTCATTGAGAGAAGGGCAGACAGATTGGTTCGAGGGGATGGAAGGCGCGTTTCTTCGGTTTGGCGGCGTTCCCGTTGAGGTTTTGCTGGATAATGCGAAGGCACTTGTCGAACATCACGACGCGGTTAGCCGGGAGGTTCGCTTCAATGCGCGACTCTGGGCGTTTGCCCGTTACTGGGGCTTCGCGCCACGCGCTTGCGCTCCCTACCGGGCGCGAACAAAGGGGAAGGACGAGCGCGGGGTCGGGTACGTCAAGAAGAATGCTATCGCTGGTCGCCGGTTTGAGAACTGGGCTTCGTTCGAGGCGCACCTTGACCGATGGATACGAGAGATCGCAGACCGACGAGAACACGGCACGACTGGTGAAGCACCAATTGAACGCTTTGCTGCGGAGGCCGAAGCCCTTCGGCCGCTATCCGGCCGCGTACCGTTTGGACAACTACGCGACCTCGTGCGCAAAGTGCAGGCGGACTGCGCCATCGATCTCGACACAAACAGCTATTCCGTACCCTGGCGTCTCATCGGCGAGAGCGTCCAAGTCGTTGTATTGGCTGGCCGTGTAATTATCCGTCACGCTGGCCAGGTTGTGGCCGATCATCCTCTCTGCCAGGGACGGCGACAACGGATCGTCGACCGGGATCACTTTGTTGGCTTCGCGGGTAGCGAAGGACTGGTTCGCACCGCTCCAGTCGAGCTGGCACCAGCCGCCTTGCTGCGACCTCTTGCGGAATACGAGGCCGTTGTTGGAGGTGGCTGGTGA
- a CDS encoding Ulp1 family isopeptidase: protein MRVTPQSLAPENSLSGARHSIDVSRAGSSSLRFGGSGSKTSSNMAEAGEVAAAPQGKRRGFTSRMASGFKKAFGLSSGKTSSRSSGQQDVDAATETHVVSTKARVGAKRGRPADRDMHPDDETRINQFAEAVRNYEILPDGSVGRGDGRVPEATVENNLGILRRFARWLRAENRDSMASRFLNDPDSLAGDIADYWANGGDDRKRLNSALSHFRRLSPEGQELQAVGPGPRLMGRRIHVPYPDDALIIDALANEERSKLGSASTSKRNVVLNMASNQRKFSAWLQREGRESIVSRLTGTDQQQQSLQKDYQDFTEDMGKHTISFKRLRQYQQVVEANAASGLSPEQASGREPAGLDGRSDPRAEFRSTSPLQQVDPSIEGRSGLSLDHIEWLGDQHIQTDYELLMQDLQRNDPDLAARTRLIDPLIAHYHLRLGDESTALSAFQRIVNDQNGRDTADFLFLPVSDASASDPDHRGTHWSLLLVDRRNREGPAAYHYDSFRGQNDEFAAMLAQRLGTRLEPVRMTQQRNGYDCGVFVVDGTRALVRRLARRDRPAVLHLDNLVADREQLQRRLSTAPNSARAGAAAAEPESSTQIADPAEFWHGVGQPGQLPDSWNTATFRQDLPSAAYSPVQSVNPPDAPWEQSLGASIFGTPQYTLPVDDLGGFVPPSWQHGNQPVPDDLLPAMYLFDLLPSADKPTNFSIHGVPYTATLGPSGMQSDIYLFLQ from the coding sequence ATGCGAGTGACGCCGCAGTCGTTGGCGCCGGAGAACTCGTTGAGCGGCGCCCGCCACAGCATAGACGTCTCTCGGGCGGGCTCCAGCAGCTTGCGATTCGGCGGCTCGGGGAGCAAGACATCGAGCAATATGGCGGAGGCGGGCGAAGTCGCCGCGGCGCCGCAGGGCAAACGCCGCGGATTTACGTCGCGCATGGCGTCAGGGTTCAAGAAGGCGTTCGGATTGAGCAGCGGCAAGACGTCGTCGCGGAGTTCGGGGCAGCAAGACGTCGATGCCGCAACGGAGACTCACGTGGTCTCAACCAAGGCTCGCGTCGGCGCCAAGCGTGGTCGCCCCGCCGACCGGGACATGCATCCCGATGACGAGACCCGCATCAACCAGTTCGCGGAAGCAGTCCGAAACTACGAAATTCTACCCGACGGTAGCGTCGGCCGAGGGGACGGAAGGGTTCCCGAGGCTACCGTCGAGAACAATTTAGGGATTCTTAGGAGGTTCGCTCGTTGGCTCCGAGCAGAAAACAGAGATTCGATGGCTTCTCGGTTTTTAAACGATCCAGATTCGCTAGCCGGTGATATCGCGGATTACTGGGCAAACGGTGGGGACGATCGTAAGCGTCTTAACTCAGCACTGTCTCATTTCAGGAGGCTCTCGCCTGAGGGGCAAGAACTCCAAGCCGTTGGACCTGGGCCGCGCCTGATGGGGCGCCGAATTCATGTTCCCTATCCCGACGACGCCCTCATTATTGATGCCTTGGCCAACGAAGAGCGGAGTAAGCTCGGATCGGCCTCGACTTCCAAGAGGAATGTTGTCTTGAATATGGCCAGCAATCAACGAAAGTTTAGCGCTTGGCTCCAAAGGGAGGGCAGGGAGAGCATAGTCAGCCGACTCACCGGTACTGATCAGCAGCAACAGTCGTTGCAAAAAGATTACCAAGACTTCACCGAAGACATGGGAAAACACACTATCTCTTTCAAGCGGCTTCGGCAGTACCAGCAAGTCGTTGAGGCGAACGCAGCGTCGGGGTTGTCCCCTGAGCAGGCAAGTGGCCGGGAACCGGCCGGTCTGGACGGCCGTTCGGATCCACGTGCCGAGTTCAGATCAACTTCGCCGCTGCAGCAGGTTGATCCATCGATCGAAGGCCGCAGCGGATTGTCGCTCGACCATATCGAATGGCTGGGCGACCAGCATATCCAGACGGATTATGAGCTGCTAATGCAGGACTTGCAGCGAAACGATCCGGATCTCGCAGCCAGGACGCGGCTTATCGATCCCCTGATAGCCCATTATCATCTGCGCCTGGGCGATGAGAGCACCGCGCTGAGCGCTTTCCAGCGCATCGTTAATGATCAGAATGGAAGAGATACAGCCGACTTCCTGTTCCTTCCAGTGAGCGATGCCAGTGCTTCGGATCCTGATCACCGCGGCACCCATTGGTCGCTGCTACTCGTTGACCGTCGCAACCGCGAGGGGCCGGCTGCCTATCACTATGACTCCTTCCGGGGCCAGAACGACGAGTTTGCAGCAATGCTCGCACAAAGGTTGGGTACCCGTCTGGAGCCCGTCCGCATGACCCAACAGCGGAACGGCTATGATTGCGGAGTCTTCGTGGTTGACGGCACGCGGGCGCTCGTTAGACGTCTGGCGCGAAGAGACCGGCCAGCCGTGCTGCACCTCGACAACCTCGTCGCCGATCGGGAGCAACTCCAACGACGTCTGAGCACCGCGCCCAACAGTGCTCGAGCGGGGGCTGCGGCGGCTGAACCGGAGTCCTCCACACAGATCGCCGATCCCGCAGAGTTTTGGCATGGAGTGGGTCAACCCGGCCAGCTTCCCGATAGCTGGAATACAGCGACCTTCCGGCAGGATTTGCCGTCAGCCGCCTATTCACCGGTGCAAAGCGTCAATCCGCCAGACGCACCATGGGAGCAAAGCTTGGGGGCATCGATCTTCGGCACCCCACAGTACACGCTGCCTGTGGACGACTTGGGAGGATTTGTCCCTCCGAGCTGGCAACACGGCAATCAACCGGTACCAGATGACCTTCTGCCTGCAATGTACTTGTTTGACTTGCTGCCGAGCGCGGACAAACCCACCAACTTCAGTATCCATGGTGTGCCCTACACGGCCACTCTGGGGCCATCAGGCATGCAGAGCGACATTTACCTTTTCCTGCAATAG